In Musa acuminata AAA Group cultivar baxijiao chromosome BXJ2-3, Cavendish_Baxijiao_AAA, whole genome shotgun sequence, the following proteins share a genomic window:
- the LOC103978630 gene encoding transcription termination factor MTERF2, chloroplastic isoform X1, which yields MASWALAAPTTVVSTLHPSIDRPRSWNVAFVLCLGSISPSPLVSTSSVRSSWFRATRVRFAAAEDGWCPSSTSGLPAVDEAREAVVEILREFGASQEDSVYIAANSPCYVEMLVGNVQELDELGLWGSWNSEIVEENMDMGSLSFRKKVYYMAKSKGDKGVLPYLESIGVKLSSALLIARYLSSEKLRQLIDKVNFVSGILFPSSINKALIGRNARRMMMYLSIPVDEDVQSTLSFFEKMEARHGGLSMLGHKDASFPYLVESFPKLLLCSVEDHFKLLVGFLELLGVPEAGIATILLSFPPIIFCDIEKEIKPKLCAFSKGFEEKDIAKMLMKYPWILSTSIQENYEKILAFFNEKKAPKSSVDLAIRSWPHILGCSATKMKSMVEQFNEFGVKKKMLVPVITSSPQLLLKKPKEFQEVVSFMEEIGFDSKNIGRILCRCPEIFASSIDNTLRKKVNFLADFGVSRDCLLRVVRKYPEMLLLDTDNTLLPRMIFLMRVGLSKREVCSMICRFSPILGYSIEMVLKPKLDFLLRTMKKPLKEIVEYPRYFSYSLDKKIKPRFWVIQSRKLECSLKDMLSKNDDEFAQEYMGIGRLLVVPSVPPKDGS from the exons ATGGCTTCGTGGGCTCTCGCCGCTCCCACGACCGTAGTCTCAACTCTCCACCCTTCGATCGATCGCCCTCGCTCGTGGAATGTCGCCTTCGTCCTCTGCCTCGGTTCCATCTCTCCTTCTCCCTTGGTTTCCACCTCCTCTGTCCGCAGCAGCTGGTTCCGGGCCACGCGAGTACGGTTTGCCGCTGCCGAAGACGGGTGGTGTCCGTCTTCGACCTCCGGCTTGCCGGCCGTCGATGAAGCACGGGAAGCCGTGGTCGAGATACTGCGGGAGTTCGGAGCCTCACAGGAGGACTCCGTTTATATCGCCGCCAATTCGCCGTGCTATGTAGAGATGCTCGTGGGGAACGTGCAAGAGCTGGATGAGCTCGGCCTGTGGGGTTCATGGAATAGCGAGATTGTGGAAGAGAACATGGACATGGGTAGCCTTAGTTTCAGGAAGAAGGTGTACTACATGGCCAAAAGTAAGGGAGATAAGGGCGTGCTTCCTTATCTGGAGAGCATTGGCGTCAAACTCTCCTCTGCTTTGCTCATTGCTAGGTATTTGTCCTCGGAGAAGCTTCGTCAGCTGATTGATAAG GTCAATTTTGTGAGTGGAATTTTGTTTCCAAGCAGTATTAATAAGGCACTTATCGGAAGAAATGCTAGACGAATGATGATGTACCTATCGATTCCTGTGGATGAGGATGTTCAGAGCACTTTGTCCTTTTTTGAAAAA ATGGAGGCAAGACATGGAGGTCTAAGTATGTTAGGTCACAAAGATGCCTCATTTCCCTATCTGGTCGAATCATTTCCAAAGCTTCTTTTGTGCTCTGTAGAAGACCATTTTAAACTGTTGGTTGGCTTTCTTGAACTTCTTGGTGTTCCTGAAGCAGGCATTGCGACTATACTATTGTCATTCCCCCCTATCATTTTCTGTGATATTGAGAAAGAAATCAAGCCTAAACTGTGTGCATTTAGCAAAG GTTTCGAAGAAAAAGATATTGCAAAGATGCTGATGAAATATCCATGGATTCTTTCAACCAGTATTCAGGAGAATTATGAGAAGATACTGGCTTTCTTCAATGAAAAGAAG GCTCCAAAATCAAGTGTCGACCTCGCAATTAGGAGTTGGCCACATATATTGGGTTGTTCGGCCACAAAGATGAAGTCAATGGTGGAGCAATTTAATGAATTTGGTGTTAAGAAGAAGATGCTGGTTCCAGTTATTACCTCTAGCCCACAGCTCCTACTGAAGAAACCTAAAGAATTTCAAGAG gTAGTATCATTTATGGAAGAAATTGGTTTTGATAGCAAAAACATTGGTAGGATTTTATGTCGCTGTCCGGAAATATTTGCTTCTAGTATTGACAACACCTTGAGAAAGAAAGTCAATTTCCTTGCTGATTTTGGTGTCTCAAGAGACTGTCTTCTTCGGGTTGTCAGAAAATATCCAGAAATGCTACTTTTGGATACTGATAACACTTTACTTCCCAG GATGATCTTTCTTATGAGGGTTGGGCTGTCTAAGAGGGAAGTATGCTCCATGATCTGTAGATTTTCTCCTATACTGGGCTATAGCATTGAAATGGTTCTGaaaccaaagcttgatttcctCTTAAGAACCATGAAGAAGCCACTCAAGGAAATTGTCGAATACCCAAGGTACTTCAGCTACTCACTGGACAAGAAGATAAAACCCAGATTCTGGGTGATTCAGAGTAGAAAACTCGAATGTAGTTTGAAGGACATGTTGTCTAAGAACGACGATGAGTTTGCACAAGAATATATGGGGATTGGAAGATTACTAGTGGTGCCCTCGGTTCCACCCAAAGATGGTTCATAG
- the LOC103978630 gene encoding transcription termination factor MTERF2, chloroplastic isoform X2: MASWALAAPTTVVSTLHPSIDRPRSWNVAFVLCLGSISPSPLVSTSSVRSSWFRATRVRFAAAEDGWCPSSTSGLPAVDEAREAVVEILREFGASQEDSVYIAANSPCYVEMLVGNVQELDELGLWGSWNSEIVEENMDMGSLSFRKKVYYMAKSKGDKGVLPYLESIGVKLSSALLIARYLSSEKLRQLIDKVNFVSGILFPSSINKALIGRNARRMMMYLSIPVDEDVQSTLSFFEKMEARHGGLSMLGHKDASFPYLVESFPKLLLCSVEDHFKLLVGFLELLGVPEAGIATILLSFPPIIFCDIEKEIKPKLCAFSKGFEEKDIAKMLMKYPWILSTSIQENYEKILAFFNEKKAPKSSVDLAIRSWPHILGCSATKMKSMVEQFNEFGVKKKMLVPVITSSPQLLLKKPKEFQEDDLSYEGWAV; the protein is encoded by the exons ATGGCTTCGTGGGCTCTCGCCGCTCCCACGACCGTAGTCTCAACTCTCCACCCTTCGATCGATCGCCCTCGCTCGTGGAATGTCGCCTTCGTCCTCTGCCTCGGTTCCATCTCTCCTTCTCCCTTGGTTTCCACCTCCTCTGTCCGCAGCAGCTGGTTCCGGGCCACGCGAGTACGGTTTGCCGCTGCCGAAGACGGGTGGTGTCCGTCTTCGACCTCCGGCTTGCCGGCCGTCGATGAAGCACGGGAAGCCGTGGTCGAGATACTGCGGGAGTTCGGAGCCTCACAGGAGGACTCCGTTTATATCGCCGCCAATTCGCCGTGCTATGTAGAGATGCTCGTGGGGAACGTGCAAGAGCTGGATGAGCTCGGCCTGTGGGGTTCATGGAATAGCGAGATTGTGGAAGAGAACATGGACATGGGTAGCCTTAGTTTCAGGAAGAAGGTGTACTACATGGCCAAAAGTAAGGGAGATAAGGGCGTGCTTCCTTATCTGGAGAGCATTGGCGTCAAACTCTCCTCTGCTTTGCTCATTGCTAGGTATTTGTCCTCGGAGAAGCTTCGTCAGCTGATTGATAAG GTCAATTTTGTGAGTGGAATTTTGTTTCCAAGCAGTATTAATAAGGCACTTATCGGAAGAAATGCTAGACGAATGATGATGTACCTATCGATTCCTGTGGATGAGGATGTTCAGAGCACTTTGTCCTTTTTTGAAAAA ATGGAGGCAAGACATGGAGGTCTAAGTATGTTAGGTCACAAAGATGCCTCATTTCCCTATCTGGTCGAATCATTTCCAAAGCTTCTTTTGTGCTCTGTAGAAGACCATTTTAAACTGTTGGTTGGCTTTCTTGAACTTCTTGGTGTTCCTGAAGCAGGCATTGCGACTATACTATTGTCATTCCCCCCTATCATTTTCTGTGATATTGAGAAAGAAATCAAGCCTAAACTGTGTGCATTTAGCAAAG GTTTCGAAGAAAAAGATATTGCAAAGATGCTGATGAAATATCCATGGATTCTTTCAACCAGTATTCAGGAGAATTATGAGAAGATACTGGCTTTCTTCAATGAAAAGAAG GCTCCAAAATCAAGTGTCGACCTCGCAATTAGGAGTTGGCCACATATATTGGGTTGTTCGGCCACAAAGATGAAGTCAATGGTGGAGCAATTTAATGAATTTGGTGTTAAGAAGAAGATGCTGGTTCCAGTTATTACCTCTAGCCCACAGCTCCTACTGAAGAAACCTAAAGAATTTCAAGAG GATGATCTTTCTTATGAGGGTTGGGCTGTCTAA
- the LOC135607627 gene encoding putative disease resistance protein RGA3: protein MAVVLDAFISGLVGTLKDMAKEEVDLLLGVPGETKKLQRSLRKIHSVLRDAEKRRIEDEDVNDWLMELKDFMYDPDDLLDECGMEAQRWTPRESDPKPSTLCGFPIFACFREVKFRHEVGVKIKDLNDRLEEISARRSKLQLHVSAAEPRVVPRVSRITSPVMESDMVGERLEEDSKALVEQLTKQDPSKNVVVLVIVGIGGIGKTTFAQKVFNDGKIKARFRTTIWVCVSQEFSETDLLGNIIEGAGGKYNREQSRSLLEPLVAGLLRGNKFLLVLDDVWDAQIWDDLLRNPLQGGAAGSRVLVTTRNAGIARQMRAAHVHEMKLLPPEDGWSLLCKKATMNAEEERDAQDLKDIGMKIVEKCGGLPLVIKTIGGVLRDRGLNRNAWEEVLRSAAWSRTGLPDGGHGALYLSYQPSGPSQAMLSLLCLIARKLCVPHVGHRQIMDSREVCRSTRRCHFGGNRGAISKRAAS, encoded by the coding sequence ATGGCCGTTGTTCTTGATGCCTTCATCTCCGGGCTGGTCGGTACGTTGAAGGACATGGCTAAAGAGGAGGTGGACTTGCTGTTGGGCGTCCCCGGGGAGACCAAAAAGCTCCAACGCTCTCTCCGCAAGATCCACTCTGTCCTTCGCGACGCCGAGAAGCGGCGGATCGAGGACGAGGACGTCAACGACTGGCTGATGGAGCTCAAGGACTTCATGTACGACCCCGACGACCTCCTCGACGAGTGCGGGATGGAGGCCCAGAGGTGGACTCCTCGTGAGTCCGATCCGAAGCCGTCCACCTTGTGCGGATTTCCCATCTTTGCTTGCTTTCGCGAGGTCAAGTTCAGACATGAGGTGGGCGTCAAAATCAAGGATCTCAACGATCGGCTGGAAGAGATCTCGGCCCGAAGGTCCAAGCTGCAACTCCATGTGTCTGCGGCGGAACCAAGGGTGGTTCCTCGAGTTAGTCGCATAACTTCCCCCGTGATGGAGTCTGACATGGTTGGCGAGCGGCTGGAGGAGGACTCCAAGGCACTGGTGGAGCAGCTGACAAAGCAAGATCCGAGTAAGAACGTGGTGGTGCTGGTAATTGTGGGGATCGGTGGCATCGGAAAGACCACCTTCGCTCAGAAGGTGTTCAATGATGGTAAAATCAAAGCCAGATTCCGCACCACCATCTGGGTGTGCGTGTCCCAAGAGTTCAGCGAGACGGATCTTCTCGGAAATATCATCGAAGGTGCTGGTGGAAAATATAATAGAGAACAGAGCAGGAGTCTGCTGGAGCCCTTGGTGGCGGGTCTACTGAGAGGGAACAAGTTCTTGCTGGTGTTGGATGATGTTTGGGATGCTCAGATCTGGGACGACTTGCTCCGCAATCCTTTGCAGGGAGGAGCAGCAGGCAGCAGGGTGCTGGTTACAACTAGAAACGCAGGGATCGCGAGGCAAATGAGGGCGGCCCATGTCCACGAGATGAAGCTGCTGCCTCCGGAGGATGGCTGGTCCCTCCTGTGCAAGAAGGCGACGATGAATGCAGAGGAGGAAAGGGATGCCCAAGATCTCAAGGACATAGGCATGAAGATTGTTGAGAAATGCGGAGGGCTTCCCCTGGTCATCAAGACCATCGGAGGGGTCCTCCGCGATAGAGGACTCAACAGAAATGCGTGGGAGGAAGTTCTCCGCAGCGCCGCATGGTCACGGACCGGGCTTCCCGACGGTGGGCACGGAGCACTGTATCTGAGCTACCAACCTTCCGGCCCATCTCAAGCGATGCTTTCTCTACTGTGTCTTATTGCGCGAAAACTATGCGTTCCACATGTCGGACATCGTCAGATTATGGATAGCCGAGAGGTTTGTCGAAGCACGAGGAGATGTCACTTTGGTGGAAACAGGGGAGCAATATCCAAGAGAGCTGCTTCATAG